The Toxorhynchites rutilus septentrionalis strain SRP chromosome 3, ASM2978413v1, whole genome shotgun sequence genome includes a region encoding these proteins:
- the LOC129777299 gene encoding neuroendocrine protein 7B2 isoform X2 yields the protein MLKDTCSRWTKSGASTCEHLQMYLFFVMASLMVASSPVLAYLSAGLKDQLMSDVLLREIVDRMGKDITEAADSYIDPMDEFPGRLAMMARATKDLESEQLDYDTLLDGNPNPSPRDQEYLQHSSLWGHQYVSGGAGEGPHRPKPQVKSDASLPAYCNPPNPCPVGYTEDQGCTLDFENTAAFSREYQAAQECMCDGEHMFNCPSQQQNEASSQMDSDLESFIARQFHTQEHKSLVAKKFHVKKSSNPFLEGEKLPIAAKKGFNVQF from the exons ATGCTGAAAGATACCTGTTCCAGATG GACAAAGTCAGGTGCGTCCACGTGTGAGCACCTACAGATGTATCTATTTTTTGTCATGGCCTCGCTGATGGTTGCCAGCTCCCCGGTGCTGGCATACTTATCAGCGGGCTTGAAGGACCAACTTATGTCGGACGTGCTGTTGCGTGAAATAGTGGACCGCATGGGGAAAGACATAACCGAAGCAGCCGATTCGTACATTGATCCCATGGACGAATTCCCGGGACGACTGGCGATGATGGCACGGGCCACCAAGGATTTGGAATCAGAACAGCTCGATTACGACACGTTGCTCGACGGAAATCCAAATCCATCTCCCCGTGATCAGGAATATCTGCAACACAGCTCGCTCTGGGGTCATCAGTACGTGTCCGGTGGGGCAGGCGAGGGACCCCATCGACCGAAGCCACAGGTGAAATCCGATGCCAGCTTGCCGGCTTACTGCAATCCACCGAATCCTTGCCCAGTTGGGTACACCGAGGACCAGGGATGTACTTTGGATTTTGAGAACACAGCGGCGTTCAGTCGGGAGTATCAAGCGGCGCAGGAATGTATGTGCGATGGGGAACACATGTTTAACTGCCCTTCGCAGCAACAGAATGAAGCTAGCTCACAGATGGATTCAGACTTAGAAAGTTTTATCGCACGCCAGTTCCACACCCAAGAGCATAAGAGCTTGGTCGCAAAGAAGTTCCACGTAAAAAAG
- the LOC129777299 gene encoding neuroendocrine protein 7B2 isoform X3 — translation MYLFFVMASLMVASSPVLAYLSAGLKDQLMSDVLLREIVDRMGKDITEAADSYIDPMDEFPGRLAMMARATKDLESEQLDYDTLLDGNPNPSPRDQEYLQHSSLWGHQYVSGGAGEGPHRPKPQVKSDASLPAYCNPPNPCPVGYTEDQGCTLDFENTAAFSREYQAAQECMCDGEHMFNCPSQQQNEASSQMDSDLESFIARQFHTQEHKSLVAKKFHVKKSSNPFLEGEKLPIAAKKGFNVQF, via the coding sequence ATGTATCTATTTTTTGTCATGGCCTCGCTGATGGTTGCCAGCTCCCCGGTGCTGGCATACTTATCAGCGGGCTTGAAGGACCAACTTATGTCGGACGTGCTGTTGCGTGAAATAGTGGACCGCATGGGGAAAGACATAACCGAAGCAGCCGATTCGTACATTGATCCCATGGACGAATTCCCGGGACGACTGGCGATGATGGCACGGGCCACCAAGGATTTGGAATCAGAACAGCTCGATTACGACACGTTGCTCGACGGAAATCCAAATCCATCTCCCCGTGATCAGGAATATCTGCAACACAGCTCGCTCTGGGGTCATCAGTACGTGTCCGGTGGGGCAGGCGAGGGACCCCATCGACCGAAGCCACAGGTGAAATCCGATGCCAGCTTGCCGGCTTACTGCAATCCACCGAATCCTTGCCCAGTTGGGTACACCGAGGACCAGGGATGTACTTTGGATTTTGAGAACACAGCGGCGTTCAGTCGGGAGTATCAAGCGGCGCAGGAATGTATGTGCGATGGGGAACACATGTTTAACTGCCCTTCGCAGCAACAGAATGAAGCTAGCTCACAGATGGATTCAGACTTAGAAAGTTTTATCGCACGCCAGTTCCACACCCAAGAGCATAAGAGCTTGGTCGCAAAGAAGTTCCACGTAAAAAAG